TACCCTGTGGATGTCCAGAGGCAGCACAAATCTCTGAACTTCTGGCTGTGGTGCCCTTATGGCTGCTTTCTTGACTTCCAGCCAGTTTTGCCTCAGGTTTGCCAAATATAGATAATTATACACAAACTCGTGCCTGTCAATCAAATGAAGGAGACCACAGATGACTGAATAGATCAGCATTCTAGTTGCAGAAATATCCTTCTATCTGTGAGTATAATTTGAGCTCTGCTCTGACCATGTTGACTGTCATAATCAAATGTGCAGCATatgcttttttttacatttctatgtTTGTTGTTTTGGCATCCTGGAATGCCTAAAGCTTCTCCAAATATAAAAAGCAGCACTCTTACCCCTTCCAAGTACACAAGTTGACAACAATGAAGCCATGGTCCTCATAACAGTTAATGTGATGGAAAACATTGAAGGCAGATGTTCTGAATTTGTGGTCGATGTATTCTCCAGGATTCTTGGTGGCCAAATGAAACCACATCTGGGGAATATAACCAATAAAAGAGGATGAGGCAACATACAAAATATCTAGagcaatttttgttgttgtttttcccaaaCATACTATTAAACCATTGAACTATTAAAATGAGATAAAATAAGCCTTGACTTTTTATTCTGTCATTTGACTCAAAGCAGTCCATATAATTTGTTCCTCTAATGCTCCAGGAAGTCATAAATTTCATCAAGTTGATCCTCAAAGAGCCCAGGGCCCAAGCAGAGCAGACTGCCAGGAGCCAAGCAGGGATTTTGCCTTGAGAAAGATTTTTCATTGTAACCAAGCAAAATTTCAGTCCCTGAAcatctataaaacaaaaacagctcCCATGTGGAAGGCTAAGAGGCATCTAAGCCACAGTAGAAGCTTGCCCAGCATACAATTTTTGTTCTGTATATATGCATGACATTTAAGCATAAAAATGATTAACATAAAGTGATTACTGGGTACGGACCTGACACTTGAGCAGAAATGGGCTTAGCCAGCTCTTTGCATTTCTCAAAGATTTTCTTGTACCCACCGGTTGGGTGTTCAAGACTGTaaataaaaacagatgtccaAACGTTTTGGCATAATGGGCTAGACTTACGTAAAATGAAAAATTACAGCGTCATCAACtcttgtatacatttattttgggggcattttgaaGATGcatgaaaattatgaaaaactttaCAATAATGGACAAGTTTCACCATATGCTTAAATGATTAAAAGTACAAAAGGAAAACATGAATGATTATAGAAAAGTATacattttgcaaacatttacaATGATTGAAGAATGCTTTTTCTTTAACTACCCAAAAACAATAGCAAAATCTGAGAAGTTCTTAAAAGCTCCATTACTCACCGGCTGACCATATAGAGTGCATATAAAAACTGAAGAGAACTGTTACTGTATGTTCCCAGGCACTGCCACAGAATCTTAGAACTCCTCCCCCAACCAGTCAACAGGCTCAGTAACAAAAATCCAGACCAAGAACATTTTCACTAATGTTTAACTTTCTGAAAGACACTGCAGCTCTCATTATAGCCAaagttaataatacatttaaaaccaATGATGAAATTGGTCAGCTTGATAAAGCAAAATAAAGGTTAAAGAATCTTATAAATATGTGagaaataaagacattaaagaaCAGGGTAAGAAACAAGAGTTAAGACAAAAGCTGCCTATTGTATTTAACGTAACAAAAACATTGGAATTTAGCTGCATGAAAAGGTACTTCATTAATCACACTTTCTTTTTTACATCCTCGgatgacaaacacattttttgcCTGGGTCAGAGCACCTTATTCTTAACTAGAGACTTGGGTGATGAGTTTTGAGTACTGATGAAGGTTCAGGCTGCAGTGCGCTTGGCAAAGCAGATAATTAATTAGCAAGCACAGATACAGTTGTGGCCAagatattggcacccttggtaaatatgaacaaagaaggctgtgacaaatgtctttattgtttatccatttgatttttcattcaaaatattcacaaaaatataaactttaattgaagtaaaccaATTGAAAGGGGGGGGAAATctcataaataaatgtttttctcgtttgccacaattattggcacccctagaaattcttatgagtaaaatatatctgaagaatattcccattcatattttcattctttttttagtacacctgggtgactaggaacatgaaattgttcaaccATGACTTGCTTTTTCAcatggtataaatatgaggtaacacacaggccaaattcccttagtcatctgTCACAATGGGTAAgcccaaagaataaagttatgatgagCAGccaaaggttgttgagcttcacaaaatgggaagtggctataagaaaacggctaaagcattgaaaatgcccatttccatcagggcaataattaagaagttgaGATATTACGAAACagcctggaagaggacgtgtgtctacaggtgcatctcaataaattagaatgttgtggaaaagttcatttatttcagtaattcaactcaaattgtgaaactggtgtattaaataaattcaatgcacacagactgaagtagtttaagtctttggttcttttaattgtgatgattttggctcacatttaacaaaaacccaccaattcactatctcaaaaaattagaatacatcataagaccaataaaaaaaaaacttttagtgaattgttggccttctggaaagtatgttcatttactgtatatgtactcaatacttggtaggggctccttttgctttaattactgcctcaattcggcgtggcatggaggtgatcagtttgtggcactgctgaggtggtatggaagcccaggtttctttgacagtggccttcagctcatctgcattttttggtctcttgtttctcattgtcctctttacaataccccatagattctctatggggttcaggtctggtgagtttgctggccagtcaagcacaccaacaccatggtcatttaaccaacttttggtgcttttggcagtgtgggcaggtgccaaatcctgctggaaaatgaaatcagcatctttaaaaagctggtcagcagaaggaagcatgaagtgctccaaaatttcttggtaaacgggtgcagtgactttggttttcaaaaaacacaatggaccaacaccagcagatgacattgcacctcaaatcatcacagactgtggaaacttaacactggacttcaagcaacttgggctatgagcttctccacccttcctccagactctaggaccttggtttccaaatgaaatacaaaacttgctctcatctgaaaagaggactttggaacactgggcaatggtccagttcttcttctccttagcccaggaaagacgcctctgacgttgtctgtggttcaggagtgccttaacaagaggaatatgacaactgtagccaaattccttgacacgtctgtgtgtggtggctcttgatgccttgaccccagcctcagtccattccttgtgaagttcacccaaattcttgaatcgattttgcttgacaatcctcataaggctgcggttctcttggttggttgtgcatctttttcttctacaccttttccttccactcaactttctgttaacatgcttggatacagcactctgtgaacagccagcttctttggcaatgaatgtttgtggcttaccctccttgtgaagggtgtcaatgattgtcttctggacaactgtcagatcagcagtcttccccatgattgtgtagcctagtgaaccaaactgagagaccattttgaaggctcaggaaacctttgcaggtgttttgagttgattagctgattggcatgtcaccatattctaattttttgagatagtgaattggtgggtttttgttaaatgtgagccaaaatcatcacaattaaaagaaccaaagacttaaactacttcagtctgtgtgcactgaatttatttaatacacgagtttcacaatttgagttgaattactgaaataaatgaacttttccacaacattctaatttattgagatgcacctgtatattgtctCCAatgcacggtgaggaggatggtttgagtggccaaaaattctccaaggatcagcTGGAGAATTACAGAAATAAGTTggatcttggggtcagaaagtctccaaaactacaatcagatgtcACCTACATTACCACAAGTtgttttggagggtttcaagaaaaaaagcctctgctctcatccaacaacaaactcaagcgtcttcagtttgccagacactgctggaacttcaaatgggactggattctatggtcagataaaacaaaaatatagttTTTGGCAGCAAACTCCAGAGATGGGTTTGACGCACACAGAagggtagccatatggaaaagtacctcatgcccacagttaaatatgATGGTGGATTTTTAACATTGTGGGGCtctttttatgccagaggtcctggacatcttgttttgTTACATGgcatcaaataccaacagataaataatctaaacctgactgcctctgccagaatgCTTAAAATGGGccgtggttggatcttccagcagaacaatgacccaaaacacacataaaaatcaacacaaaaatagttcactgacCACAGAATCAagattctgccatggccatcccagtgccctgacctgaaccccatagaaaacctgtggggtgaactgaagagaagAGTTCACCAGCATAGACATCGGAATTTGAAGGAtatggagagattctgtatggacgaatggtctcagatcactttCCATGTGTTCTCCAATCTCATTAGGCATTGTAGAAGACTCAGAGCTTTTATCtcggcaaagggaggttgcacaatgtATTGAATAATAGGgagccaataattgtgccacacatatatgacaaaaaaaaaaaaaaaaaataatttttatatatatatatatatatatatatatattataaaacttGAGTTgtttttgcaattgtttgatatccattatgatttttctgaatattttgaatgaaagatcaaaacgATAaacaaataaagacatttttcagtcttctttgctcatatttaccaagggtgccaatatttttggccacaactgtacttTTGGCTGCTTACAGCTGAAAGTGCTTTCAAATTTACAAACCAGCCTATATAAATCAAAGCTCATTTGATTGAGAACAGTTTATTGCATAGAACAGGAACAGTACAAGTATTTGGGTTGATACAATTAAAGttataaaacaacaaaatataataGATTGGGCTCACTTATGCCTGTTAactgaatataatatataaccATTTATGATGGTATGGATAAATCAATCTATGTCTTTCACTCTTATTACACAAGCTACTGAATTAGTACTGGCATAGTGTAAGATGATGCATCCACACCAATAAAAGAGGAACATCGATAACAAATTGTCAATAAGCAAATAAATCCAGAGATATTTTACTAACtagacagaaaatatatacatgttaagaaaagacaacaataaactttgcatatttgagataaaaaaaaaaaaaaacaatttaagaaaaaaaaaacaaacaaacaaaatagtgCAAAATAGCCTACTGGCTAAAACTCCCAAGTCACACAGAAACCAATTATTTATCAATTATGTCTTTAGAATTCCAAGTTTGAGTAAACGCTTTAGTGCATCTGAATAccgaagacacacacacacacacacacacacacaaaagataaaCACAGCAAAATGAGAATAAAATGgaatacaaacataaaaaattctttaaaaaatgtttaaaaagagaCTCCATGTATGCAGCATGTCAAACTAATCTGCATTTTCCACGGGCCTGTGCTTTTTACTCACTATGACACTATGAATGACTGAGAGCTCCCAATAACTTACAACAAGAAATCACAccttaaataaataacattaaaactCACAGATATTTGTATTGAACACTTCATCTGAAGTTACAGTTCAGATTACATTGAGGTGATCCCCTGTGTTTAAGAGTTTACTGCCATTCTTTCACTTCAATAGATCAACTAAAAAGGTCTTTAAACTCAAAAAcgtcacccaaaaaaaaaatacacccaAATAACCACGTAAAAGATTTACTCAGTTTCGAATACTGAATGCTTTGGGTCTCTTGATGCTTAACAGCATTGGCGGTTTTATCTTTGGTTTATCTGCAAAAAGCTGAGCTTCACTCTCCGTTGTGGGAAAACGTCTCAAGTAGATATCAGGATATTCCTTCTGAAactaatacaaaaacaaaaaggaaaaaaagtttaggaaaaaagtaaaagacttatttttaatcaacatcaagattggtggttatatgaatgtataagggaaagtgtattttCATGTCCTGTAACTTGTcatcatttttaaacacattttttcctTCACTAGCTCcttttaaatgcatatttgtaCTTCATTTGTAACACCGCAGAACCAGTCTCTCAATGAATAGGTCAAAAAAGCAAAATGCATAATACGCTTTTCTGCTGTTATAAAAGAAACTACAGCAGGACATGTATGAGTTGTGAGACGCTTAGTAAATAAATACCAGTTTGAGCTTCTTTTTCTTCTCTTTAACAGACATGCTCTTGTCCTTGATGAGATTCTCTAGCAGTTCAGAGAGAGCAGCCTGAGACACAGAGAGTTTGTGCTCTTCAAACTCCTGAGTGCTGATCTGCCTGCAGAATGAGTATGTCGGCATGGCAACACCAGGGCCTGGGCATGTGGTCTGGCATCAGAAATGCATGCAAATGAATGTTTGGGGAATAATCttcaaaataatacattcattgTACCAATAGATAAAGAAATCTCAGATTCAACAACAATAGAACTGCACACATTTTTGTTCCAAAACGTATAATTATCAGATATGCAAACTCATTAAGGTAAGGCAATCACTGGTCTAAGTGTTccggggatattttttttaaagaataaactaaaagcaccaattctaGCGATTCCAccaattccattgtaagtacattattacatgcacattttcctttgttttcacaaactgagagacaagtcaaaattatttatataGTAATTAAGAAGCATGTTTGTTACTTGGAGTTCTGCAGTAGTGTGTAATTCTGTGCTTAATCCTTTGTGTTGTTTAGACTAGTACCTGTTGATAGGAAGCAGTCATGTGTGCCACTCATTTGTGTTTATTAATTGCACTTTTAATACAGAACTGTCATGAAGTACTTTCGATTTGAGCTGTCCACGTGTTATAGGATTTATattgctaattaaaaaaaagcatgtttaGCTGTTTCACTCAAACACTGATTACACAAGCGATTAAGCAAGGCAAAGCGCTGTCGCGGAAGCCCTCCTCGTGTAAAGACCTGTGAGTCCACCAAGCAAGGCATTTTTGTATCGCTCTTATTACTTATATTCTTCTTCGTTTTGTATTactctttttcttctctcttgCTCTACTATGTGCTTTCAACATATTCCCATTGTCACTCATAGTTGCCACTCACGCTTCAGACACAGGAGACTAACAACTTGTGCTCTTTCTCCAATTCTTGTACTACTCTCCTCTCTTTCTATCGGTCTTTGGAACTTGCCAGTCAGTTGTACACGAAGCTGACATAATTTCTGCCATTGCAAGCCAATCAGTTCTCAACATCCTGGCCTTGACTGAGACCTGGATTCAACCAGAGGATACAGGCACACCCTCTGCCCTCTCCACCAACTTCACTTTCTCCCACACTCCCTGTCAGATTgggaggggtgggggaacagATCTGCTTCATGTCCAATACATGGAAATTTACTCCTTTGAACTACATGCCATTACTATCACCCTCCCAGTAAAAATCCATTTTGTAGTTTTATATCGTCCCCCAGGTCAGCTAGGAAACTTCTTGGAGCAGATGGATGTGCTACTATCCTCCTCCTTCCCTGAAGATTTTAGCCTACTTGTGGTCCTCTGTGATTTTAACATTCACCTGGACAAACGTCAGGCCACAGACTTTCATACTTTGCTTGCC
This is a stretch of genomic DNA from Myxocyprinus asiaticus isolate MX2 ecotype Aquarium Trade chromosome 24, UBuf_Myxa_2, whole genome shotgun sequence. It encodes these proteins:
- the LOC127415196 gene encoding all-trans-retinyl ester 13-cis isomerohydrolase-like, which encodes MHSIWSAVLNTQPVGTRKSLRNAKSWLSPFLLKCQMWFHLATKNPGEYIDHKFRTSAFNVFHHINCYEDHGFIVVNLCTWKGHEFVYNYLYLANLRQNWLEVKKAAIRAPQPEVQRFVLPLDIHREEQGKNLVSLPYTTATAVMCSDGTIWLEPEGFS